From the genome of Sander lucioperca isolate FBNREF2018 chromosome 1, SLUC_FBN_1.2, whole genome shotgun sequence, one region includes:
- the rest gene encoding RE1-silencing transcription factor isoform X2: MAAQPVFSFPVGVSLEGVSLEDAPSDALPAPQLVMLANVAATEAGGGDGSAADEKEMMELKTVGCTYSDSEDENIIRYSYDNQNYREVCIIEYPESPGPNIVAVVVGNGAEDGEESHDEDKAEDLSRCARPRPSDATKTPEQEVKRKHTPAAAAAVGVGVAAVATETAKKKKPFHCKPCHFQAQSEREFVDHLGTHGVSKMAVVSRVEGRSRARAKDCEAGEARGTPGASGGEGDSGGEEAGAGGDVKGLIRCERCGYNTNRYDHYIAHLKHHSKEGDDHRVFKCTLCPYTTVSQYHWRKHLRNHFPSKLHTCSQCSYFSDRKSNYVQHIRTHTGVRPFQCPYCDYSSSQKTHLTRHMRTHSGERPFKCESCNYLAANQHEVTRHARQVHNGPKPLSCPYCEYKTADRSNFKKHVELHLNPRQFLCPLCKYAASKKCNLQYHIKSRHAGVSVAAVDISKVRLRVKKPESSDGAEEAFGESKAGDSSGGERYAEDSDMDDVDEGDSLDSSPINLSIRKSGRLNGAETETQSEAPDKAPRKSNAAAAAERETLQKVKVEPEKKVTTRQKKTETGNVTTEKVKRRVKKTTENVTEESEKDRTEMEKTQRKRSEEQRNASQKEDKKSKPEKEPKKAESSGKENKSLNKPRKSGEKKVEKTAEHIEEAPQKPDPLQKPNAQQKVDAQQKHDAQQKSDAQQKVDAQQKHDAQQKSDAQQKSDAQQKVDAQQKSDAQQKVDAQQKHDAQQKVDAQQKVDAQQKVDAQLKSDAQQKVDAQQKVDAQQKPNPLQKLDCLQNRPKEKAAKRKVTEALDLSQKSSAETPAKARRLKVPAATTAAEKDPKKIQESPSSPSPAKTKKTRSAGKKATEPLKPTVDPVPDEKDATPGNKTPTNKPSVKMEHKVSEKMEVPSTCSSDEKTLGDRDAPPDKRTLTTTRNSSAQKKKMKKEAASTDVTTQTTNVISEKTEDSSACSSVPDEKRSGSSRSTDALNKRTLTTTGNSSAQKKKKKKEAASTDVTTQTTNVISEKTEDSSACSSARRSNMEDDEGVHSSQEAGSDISDSASEGSDDSGLHSNATNGGKASNDPETPSEEIPTPTELKSLRCIFCDRTFLLEAEYRRHLNRHLANLYYTDQ; encoded by the exons ATGGCCGCCCAGCCCGTGTTCTCGTTTCCTGTGGGCGTGTCTCTGGAGGGCGTGTCTCTGGAGGACGCCCCCAGCGACGCGCTGCCCGCCCCTCAGCTGGTGATGCTGGCCAACGTGGCGGCCACGGAGGCCGGCGGCGGAGACGGCAGCGCCGCGGACGAGAAGGAGATGATGGAGCTGAAGACGGTCGGATGCACCTACTCAGACAGCGAGGACGAGAacatcatcag GTACAGCTATGACAACCAGAACTACCGAGAGGTGTGCATCATCGAGTACCCCGAGTCTCCCGGCCCAAACATCGTCGCCGTCGTCGTAGGCAACGGCGCGGAGGACGGGGAAGAAAGCCACGACGAAGACAAAGCTGAAGACTTGTCCCGCTGCGCCAGGCCCCGCCCCTCTGACGCCACCAAAACCCCCGAGCAGGAAGTCAAACGTAAACACACCCCCGCTGCCGCCGCCGCTGTTGGCGTTGGCGTGGCCGCTGTTGCCACGGAGACGGCCAAGAAGAAGAAGCCGTTCCACTGTAAGCCGTGTCACTTCCAGGCGCAGAGCGAGCGGGAGTTCGTCGACCACCTCGGCACGCACGGCGTCAGCAAGATGGCGGTGGTGAGCCGCGTGGAGGGGCGGAGCCGGGCGCGGGCGAAGGACTGCGAGGCGGGCGAGGCCCGGGGGACGCCAGGCGCCAGTGGCGGCGAGGGGGACAGCGGCGGCGAGGAGGCGGGGGCCGGCGGGGACGTGAAGGGGCTGATCAGGTGCGAGCGGTGCGGCTACAACACCAACAGATACGACCATTACATCGCTCACCTCAAACACCACAGCAAGGAGGGAGACGACCACAG ggtgTTTAAGTGTACTCTGTGTCCCTACACCACTGTGAGCCAGTACCACTGGAGGAAACACCTGAGGAATCACTTCCCCAGCAAACTGCACACCTGCAGCCAGTGCTCCTACTTCTCCGACCGCAAGAGCAACTACGTCCAGCACATCCGGACACACACAG GTGTGCGTCCGTTCCAGTGTCCGTACTGCGACTACTCCAGCTCTCAGAAGACCCACCTGACCAGACACATGAGGACACACTCTg GTGAGCGGCCTTTCAAGTGTGAGAGCTGTAACTACCTGGCAGCCAATCAGCATGAGGTGACGCGCCACGCCCGGCAG GTGCACAACGGGCCCAAACCCCTCTCGTGTCCGTACTGCGAGTACAAGACGGCCGACCGCAGCAACTTCAAGAAGCACGTGGAGCTGCACCTGAACCCTCGCCAGTTCCTGTGTCCGCTCTGCAAGTACGCGGCCTCCAAGAAGTGCAACCTGCAGTACCACATCAAGTCTCGCCACGCCGGCGTCAGCGTAGCGGCCGTCGACATCTCCAAGGTTAGACTCAGGGTCAAGAAACCAGAAAGCTCGGACGGTGCCGAGGAAGCCTTCGGAGAGAGCAAGGCCGGCGATTCCTCCGGTGGAGAG CGCTACGCGGAGGACTCTGACATGGACGACGTGGACGAAGGCGACAGTTTGGACTCGAGTCCGATCAATCTGTCGATCAGAAAGAGCGGCCGGCTGAACGGCGCCGAAACAGAGACGCAAAGCGAAGCGCCGGACAAAGCGCCGAGGAAATCCAACGCCGCGGCCgccgcagagagagagacgcttCAGAAAGTTAAAGTGGAACCGGAGAAAAAAGTCACAACGAGGCAGAAGA AGACGGAGACGGGGAACGTGACCACAGAGAAGGTCAAGAGACGAGTCAAGAAAACAACCGAAAACGTAACGGAAGAATCAGAGAAGGACCGAACGGagatggagaaaacccagcggAAAAGATCAGAGGAGCAAAGAAACGCCAGTCAGAAAGAGGACAAAAAGTCAAAGCCCGAGAAAGAACCGAAGAAGGCCGAAAGCAGCGGGAAGGAAAACAAAAGCCTCAACAAGCCGAGGAAGTCCGGAGAGAAGAAGGTGGAGAAAACTGCAGAACATATCGAAGAAGCTCCGCAGAAACCCGACCCTCTCCAGAAACCCAACGCACAGCAGAAAGTTGATGCACAGCAGAAACATGATGCACAGCAGAAATCTGATGCACAGCAGAAAGTTGATGCACAGCAGAAACATGATGCACAGCAGAAATCTGATGCACAGCAGAAATCTGATGCACAGCAGAAAGTTGATGCACAGCAGAAATCTGATGCACAGCAGAAAGTTGATGCACAGCAGAAACATGATGCACAGCAGAAAGTTGATGCACAGCAGAAAGTTGATGCACAGCAGAAAGTTGATGCACAGCTGAAATCTGATGCACAGCAGAAAGTTGATGCACAGCAGAAAGTTGATGCACAGCAGAAACCTAACCCTCTCCAGAAACTCGACTGTCTCCAGAATCGCCCAAAGGAAAAAGCTGCGAAGCGAAAAGTAACGGAGGCTCTCGATCTTTCCCAAAAGTCCTCAGCCGAGACTCCGGCGAAGGCCAGACGGCTGAAAGTTCCTGCTGCCACCACCGCCGCTGAGAAAGACCCAAAGAAGATTCAGGAATCTCCTTCTTCCCCGAGCCCAGCAAAGACGAAGAAAACCCGGAGCGCCGGAAAGAAAGCTACGGAGCCTCTAAAACCAACTGTGGATCCAGTTCCAGACGAGAAGGACGCTACGCCGGGCAACAAAACGCCAACAAACAAGCCCTCGGTGAAGATGGAGCACAAAGTCTCAGAGAAGATGGAAGTTCCCTCCACCTGCAGCTCAG ACGAGAAGACATTGGGCGACAGAGACGCTCCACCAGACAAACGGACACTAACCACGACCAGAAACAGTTCAGctcagaagaagaagatgaagaaggaGGCGGCGTCCACGGATGTAACGACTCAGACGACCAACGTGATCTCAGAGAAGACGGAAGATTCCTCCGCCTGCAGCTCAG TTCCAGATGAGAAGAGGTCGGGCAGCAGCCGATCTACAGACGCTCTGAACAAACGGACGCTAACCACGACAGGAAACAGTTCAgctcagaagaagaagaagaagaaggaggcgGCGTCCACGGATGTAACGACTCAGACGACCAACGTGATCTCAGAGAAGACGGAAGACTCCTCCGCCTGCAGCTCAG CCCGGCGGAGCAACATGGAGGACGACGAGGGCGTCCACAGCAGCCAGGAAGCAGGAAGTGACATCAGCGACAGCGCCTCCGAGGGCAGCGACGACTCTGGTCTCCACAGCAACGCCACCAACGGGGGGAAGGCGTCCAACGACCCCGAGACCCCCAGCGAGGAGATCCCCACGCCAACCGAGCTCAAGAGCCTCCGCTGCATCTTCTGTGACCGCACCTTCCTCCTGGAGGCTGAGTACAGACGCCACCTCAACCGCCACCTCGCCAACCTCTACTACACTGACCAgtag
- the rest gene encoding RE1-silencing transcription factor isoform X5, which yields MAAQPVFSFPVGVSLEGVSLEDAPSDALPAPQLVMLANVAATEAGGGDGSAADEKEMMELKTVGCTYSDSEDENIIRYSYDNQNYREVCIIEYPESPGPNIVAVVVGNGAEDGEESHDEDKAEDLSRCARPRPSDATKTPEQEVKRKHTPAAAAAVGVGVAAVATETAKKKKPFHCKPCHFQAQSEREFVDHLGTHGVSKMAVVSRVEGRSRARAKDCEAGEARGTPGASGGEGDSGGEEAGAGGDVKGLIRCERCGYNTNRYDHYIAHLKHHSKEGDDHRVFKCTLCPYTTVSQYHWRKHLRNHFPSKLHTCSQCSYFSDRKSNYVQHIRTHTGVRPFQCPYCDYSSSQKTHLTRHMRTHSGERPFKCESCNYLAANQHEVTRHARQVHNGPKPLSCPYCEYKTADRSNFKKHVELHLNPRQFLCPLCKYAASKKCNLQYHIKSRHAGVSVAAVDISKVRLRVKKPESSDGAEEAFGESKAGDSSGGERYAEDSDMDDVDEGDSLDSSPINLSIRKSGRLNGAETETQSEAPDKAPRKSNAAAAAERETLQKVKVEPEKKVTTRQKKTEKMYGNLPETETGNVTTEKVKRRVKKTTENVTEESEKDRTEMEKTQRKRSEEQRNASQKEDKKSKPEKEPKKAESSGKENKSLNKPRKSGEKKVEKTAEHIEEAPQKPDPLQKPNAQQKVDAQQKHDAQQKSDAQQKVDAQQKHDAQQKSDAQQKSDAQQKVDAQQKSDAQQKVDAQQKHDAQQKVDAQQKVDAQQKVDAQLKSDAQQKVDAQQKVDAQQKPNPLQKLDCLQNRPKEKAAKRKVTEALDLSQKSSAETPAKARRLKVPAATTAAEKDPKKIQESPSSPSPAKTKKTRSAGKKATEPLKPTVDPVPDEKDATPGNKTPTNKPSVKMEHKVSEKMEVPSTCSSARRSNMEDDEGVHSSQEAGSDISDSASEGSDDSGLHSNATNGGKASNDPETPSEEIPTPTELKSLRCIFCDRTFLLEAEYRRHLNRHLANLYYTDQ from the exons ATGGCCGCCCAGCCCGTGTTCTCGTTTCCTGTGGGCGTGTCTCTGGAGGGCGTGTCTCTGGAGGACGCCCCCAGCGACGCGCTGCCCGCCCCTCAGCTGGTGATGCTGGCCAACGTGGCGGCCACGGAGGCCGGCGGCGGAGACGGCAGCGCCGCGGACGAGAAGGAGATGATGGAGCTGAAGACGGTCGGATGCACCTACTCAGACAGCGAGGACGAGAacatcatcag GTACAGCTATGACAACCAGAACTACCGAGAGGTGTGCATCATCGAGTACCCCGAGTCTCCCGGCCCAAACATCGTCGCCGTCGTCGTAGGCAACGGCGCGGAGGACGGGGAAGAAAGCCACGACGAAGACAAAGCTGAAGACTTGTCCCGCTGCGCCAGGCCCCGCCCCTCTGACGCCACCAAAACCCCCGAGCAGGAAGTCAAACGTAAACACACCCCCGCTGCCGCCGCCGCTGTTGGCGTTGGCGTGGCCGCTGTTGCCACGGAGACGGCCAAGAAGAAGAAGCCGTTCCACTGTAAGCCGTGTCACTTCCAGGCGCAGAGCGAGCGGGAGTTCGTCGACCACCTCGGCACGCACGGCGTCAGCAAGATGGCGGTGGTGAGCCGCGTGGAGGGGCGGAGCCGGGCGCGGGCGAAGGACTGCGAGGCGGGCGAGGCCCGGGGGACGCCAGGCGCCAGTGGCGGCGAGGGGGACAGCGGCGGCGAGGAGGCGGGGGCCGGCGGGGACGTGAAGGGGCTGATCAGGTGCGAGCGGTGCGGCTACAACACCAACAGATACGACCATTACATCGCTCACCTCAAACACCACAGCAAGGAGGGAGACGACCACAG ggtgTTTAAGTGTACTCTGTGTCCCTACACCACTGTGAGCCAGTACCACTGGAGGAAACACCTGAGGAATCACTTCCCCAGCAAACTGCACACCTGCAGCCAGTGCTCCTACTTCTCCGACCGCAAGAGCAACTACGTCCAGCACATCCGGACACACACAG GTGTGCGTCCGTTCCAGTGTCCGTACTGCGACTACTCCAGCTCTCAGAAGACCCACCTGACCAGACACATGAGGACACACTCTg GTGAGCGGCCTTTCAAGTGTGAGAGCTGTAACTACCTGGCAGCCAATCAGCATGAGGTGACGCGCCACGCCCGGCAG GTGCACAACGGGCCCAAACCCCTCTCGTGTCCGTACTGCGAGTACAAGACGGCCGACCGCAGCAACTTCAAGAAGCACGTGGAGCTGCACCTGAACCCTCGCCAGTTCCTGTGTCCGCTCTGCAAGTACGCGGCCTCCAAGAAGTGCAACCTGCAGTACCACATCAAGTCTCGCCACGCCGGCGTCAGCGTAGCGGCCGTCGACATCTCCAAGGTTAGACTCAGGGTCAAGAAACCAGAAAGCTCGGACGGTGCCGAGGAAGCCTTCGGAGAGAGCAAGGCCGGCGATTCCTCCGGTGGAGAG CGCTACGCGGAGGACTCTGACATGGACGACGTGGACGAAGGCGACAGTTTGGACTCGAGTCCGATCAATCTGTCGATCAGAAAGAGCGGCCGGCTGAACGGCGCCGAAACAGAGACGCAAAGCGAAGCGCCGGACAAAGCGCCGAGGAAATCCAACGCCGCGGCCgccgcagagagagagacgcttCAGAAAGTTAAAGTGGAACCGGAGAAAAAAGTCACAACGAGGCAGAAGAAGACAGAGAAGATGTACGGGAATCTTCCAGAGACGGAGACGGGGAACGTGACCACAGAGAAGGTCAAGAGACGAGTCAAGAAAACAACCGAAAACGTAACGGAAGAATCAGAGAAGGACCGAACGGagatggagaaaacccagcggAAAAGATCAGAGGAGCAAAGAAACGCCAGTCAGAAAGAGGACAAAAAGTCAAAGCCCGAGAAAGAACCGAAGAAGGCCGAAAGCAGCGGGAAGGAAAACAAAAGCCTCAACAAGCCGAGGAAGTCCGGAGAGAAGAAGGTGGAGAAAACTGCAGAACATATCGAAGAAGCTCCGCAGAAACCCGACCCTCTCCAGAAACCCAACGCACAGCAGAAAGTTGATGCACAGCAGAAACATGATGCACAGCAGAAATCTGATGCACAGCAGAAAGTTGATGCACAGCAGAAACATGATGCACAGCAGAAATCTGATGCACAGCAGAAATCTGATGCACAGCAGAAAGTTGATGCACAGCAGAAATCTGATGCACAGCAGAAAGTTGATGCACAGCAGAAACATGATGCACAGCAGAAAGTTGATGCACAGCAGAAAGTTGATGCACAGCAGAAAGTTGATGCACAGCTGAAATCTGATGCACAGCAGAAAGTTGATGCACAGCAGAAAGTTGATGCACAGCAGAAACCTAACCCTCTCCAGAAACTCGACTGTCTCCAGAATCGCCCAAAGGAAAAAGCTGCGAAGCGAAAAGTAACGGAGGCTCTCGATCTTTCCCAAAAGTCCTCAGCCGAGACTCCGGCGAAGGCCAGACGGCTGAAAGTTCCTGCTGCCACCACCGCCGCTGAGAAAGACCCAAAGAAGATTCAGGAATCTCCTTCTTCCCCGAGCCCAGCAAAGACGAAGAAAACCCGGAGCGCCGGAAAGAAAGCTACGGAGCCTCTAAAACCAACTGTGGATCCAGTTCCAGACGAGAAGGACGCTACGCCGGGCAACAAAACGCCAACAAACAAGCCCTCGGTGAAGATGGAGCACAAAGTCTCAGAGAAGATGGAAGTTCCCTCCACCTGCAGCTCAG CCCGGCGGAGCAACATGGAGGACGACGAGGGCGTCCACAGCAGCCAGGAAGCAGGAAGTGACATCAGCGACAGCGCCTCCGAGGGCAGCGACGACTCTGGTCTCCACAGCAACGCCACCAACGGGGGGAAGGCGTCCAACGACCCCGAGACCCCCAGCGAGGAGATCCCCACGCCAACCGAGCTCAAGAGCCTCCGCTGCATCTTCTGTGACCGCACCTTCCTCCTGGAGGCTGAGTACAGACGCCACCTCAACCGCCACCTCGCCAACCTCTACTACACTGACCAgtag
- the rest gene encoding RE1-silencing transcription factor isoform X3, with product MAAQPVFSFPVGVSLEGVSLEDAPSDALPAPQLVMLANVAATEAGGGDGSAADEKEMMELKTVGCTYSDSEDENIIRYSYDNQNYREVCIIEYPESPGPNIVAVVVGNGAEDGEESHDEDKAEDLSRCARPRPSDATKTPEQEVKRKHTPAAAAAVGVGVAAVATETAKKKKPFHCKPCHFQAQSEREFVDHLGTHGVSKMAVVSRVEGRSRARAKDCEAGEARGTPGASGGEGDSGGEEAGAGGDVKGLIRCERCGYNTNRYDHYIAHLKHHSKEGDDHRVFKCTLCPYTTVSQYHWRKHLRNHFPSKLHTCSQCSYFSDRKSNYVQHIRTHTGVRPFQCPYCDYSSSQKTHLTRHMRTHSGERPFKCESCNYLAANQHEVTRHARQVHNGPKPLSCPYCEYKTADRSNFKKHVELHLNPRQFLCPLCKYAASKKCNLQYHIKSRHAGVSVAAVDISKVRLRVKKPESSDGAEEAFGESKAGDSSGGERYAEDSDMDDVDEGDSLDSSPINLSIRKSGRLNGAETETQSEAPDKAPRKSNAAAAAERETLQKVKVEPEKKVTTRQKKTEKMYGNLPETETGNVTTEKVKRRVKKTTENVTEESEKDRTEMEKTQRKRSEEQRNASQKEDKKSKPEKEPKKAESSGKENKSLNKPRKSGEKKVEKTAEHIEEAPQKPDPLQKPNAQQKVDAQQKHDAQQKSDAQQKVDAQQKHDAQQKSDAQQKSDAQQKVDAQQKSDAQQKVDAQQKHDAQQKVDAQQKVDAQQKVDAQLKSDAQQKVDAQQKVDAQQKPNPLQKLDCLQNRPKEKAAKRKVTEALDLSQKSSAETPAKARRLKVPAATTAAEKDPKKIQESPSSPSPAKTKKTRSAGKKATEPLKPTVDPVPDEKDATPGNKTPTNKPSVKMEHKVSEKMEVPSTCSSVPDEKRSGSSRSTDALNKRTLTTTGNSSAQKKKKKKEAASTDVTTQTTNVISEKTEDSSACSSARRSNMEDDEGVHSSQEAGSDISDSASEGSDDSGLHSNATNGGKASNDPETPSEEIPTPTELKSLRCIFCDRTFLLEAEYRRHLNRHLANLYYTDQ from the exons ATGGCCGCCCAGCCCGTGTTCTCGTTTCCTGTGGGCGTGTCTCTGGAGGGCGTGTCTCTGGAGGACGCCCCCAGCGACGCGCTGCCCGCCCCTCAGCTGGTGATGCTGGCCAACGTGGCGGCCACGGAGGCCGGCGGCGGAGACGGCAGCGCCGCGGACGAGAAGGAGATGATGGAGCTGAAGACGGTCGGATGCACCTACTCAGACAGCGAGGACGAGAacatcatcag GTACAGCTATGACAACCAGAACTACCGAGAGGTGTGCATCATCGAGTACCCCGAGTCTCCCGGCCCAAACATCGTCGCCGTCGTCGTAGGCAACGGCGCGGAGGACGGGGAAGAAAGCCACGACGAAGACAAAGCTGAAGACTTGTCCCGCTGCGCCAGGCCCCGCCCCTCTGACGCCACCAAAACCCCCGAGCAGGAAGTCAAACGTAAACACACCCCCGCTGCCGCCGCCGCTGTTGGCGTTGGCGTGGCCGCTGTTGCCACGGAGACGGCCAAGAAGAAGAAGCCGTTCCACTGTAAGCCGTGTCACTTCCAGGCGCAGAGCGAGCGGGAGTTCGTCGACCACCTCGGCACGCACGGCGTCAGCAAGATGGCGGTGGTGAGCCGCGTGGAGGGGCGGAGCCGGGCGCGGGCGAAGGACTGCGAGGCGGGCGAGGCCCGGGGGACGCCAGGCGCCAGTGGCGGCGAGGGGGACAGCGGCGGCGAGGAGGCGGGGGCCGGCGGGGACGTGAAGGGGCTGATCAGGTGCGAGCGGTGCGGCTACAACACCAACAGATACGACCATTACATCGCTCACCTCAAACACCACAGCAAGGAGGGAGACGACCACAG ggtgTTTAAGTGTACTCTGTGTCCCTACACCACTGTGAGCCAGTACCACTGGAGGAAACACCTGAGGAATCACTTCCCCAGCAAACTGCACACCTGCAGCCAGTGCTCCTACTTCTCCGACCGCAAGAGCAACTACGTCCAGCACATCCGGACACACACAG GTGTGCGTCCGTTCCAGTGTCCGTACTGCGACTACTCCAGCTCTCAGAAGACCCACCTGACCAGACACATGAGGACACACTCTg GTGAGCGGCCTTTCAAGTGTGAGAGCTGTAACTACCTGGCAGCCAATCAGCATGAGGTGACGCGCCACGCCCGGCAG GTGCACAACGGGCCCAAACCCCTCTCGTGTCCGTACTGCGAGTACAAGACGGCCGACCGCAGCAACTTCAAGAAGCACGTGGAGCTGCACCTGAACCCTCGCCAGTTCCTGTGTCCGCTCTGCAAGTACGCGGCCTCCAAGAAGTGCAACCTGCAGTACCACATCAAGTCTCGCCACGCCGGCGTCAGCGTAGCGGCCGTCGACATCTCCAAGGTTAGACTCAGGGTCAAGAAACCAGAAAGCTCGGACGGTGCCGAGGAAGCCTTCGGAGAGAGCAAGGCCGGCGATTCCTCCGGTGGAGAG CGCTACGCGGAGGACTCTGACATGGACGACGTGGACGAAGGCGACAGTTTGGACTCGAGTCCGATCAATCTGTCGATCAGAAAGAGCGGCCGGCTGAACGGCGCCGAAACAGAGACGCAAAGCGAAGCGCCGGACAAAGCGCCGAGGAAATCCAACGCCGCGGCCgccgcagagagagagacgcttCAGAAAGTTAAAGTGGAACCGGAGAAAAAAGTCACAACGAGGCAGAAGAAGACAGAGAAGATGTACGGGAATCTTCCAGAGACGGAGACGGGGAACGTGACCACAGAGAAGGTCAAGAGACGAGTCAAGAAAACAACCGAAAACGTAACGGAAGAATCAGAGAAGGACCGAACGGagatggagaaaacccagcggAAAAGATCAGAGGAGCAAAGAAACGCCAGTCAGAAAGAGGACAAAAAGTCAAAGCCCGAGAAAGAACCGAAGAAGGCCGAAAGCAGCGGGAAGGAAAACAAAAGCCTCAACAAGCCGAGGAAGTCCGGAGAGAAGAAGGTGGAGAAAACTGCAGAACATATCGAAGAAGCTCCGCAGAAACCCGACCCTCTCCAGAAACCCAACGCACAGCAGAAAGTTGATGCACAGCAGAAACATGATGCACAGCAGAAATCTGATGCACAGCAGAAAGTTGATGCACAGCAGAAACATGATGCACAGCAGAAATCTGATGCACAGCAGAAATCTGATGCACAGCAGAAAGTTGATGCACAGCAGAAATCTGATGCACAGCAGAAAGTTGATGCACAGCAGAAACATGATGCACAGCAGAAAGTTGATGCACAGCAGAAAGTTGATGCACAGCAGAAAGTTGATGCACAGCTGAAATCTGATGCACAGCAGAAAGTTGATGCACAGCAGAAAGTTGATGCACAGCAGAAACCTAACCCTCTCCAGAAACTCGACTGTCTCCAGAATCGCCCAAAGGAAAAAGCTGCGAAGCGAAAAGTAACGGAGGCTCTCGATCTTTCCCAAAAGTCCTCAGCCGAGACTCCGGCGAAGGCCAGACGGCTGAAAGTTCCTGCTGCCACCACCGCCGCTGAGAAAGACCCAAAGAAGATTCAGGAATCTCCTTCTTCCCCGAGCCCAGCAAAGACGAAGAAAACCCGGAGCGCCGGAAAGAAAGCTACGGAGCCTCTAAAACCAACTGTGGATCCAGTTCCAGACGAGAAGGACGCTACGCCGGGCAACAAAACGCCAACAAACAAGCCCTCGGTGAAGATGGAGCACAAAGTCTCAGAGAAGATGGAAGTTCCCTCCACCTGCAGCTCAG TTCCAGATGAGAAGAGGTCGGGCAGCAGCCGATCTACAGACGCTCTGAACAAACGGACGCTAACCACGACAGGAAACAGTTCAgctcagaagaagaagaagaagaaggaggcgGCGTCCACGGATGTAACGACTCAGACGACCAACGTGATCTCAGAGAAGACGGAAGACTCCTCCGCCTGCAGCTCAG CCCGGCGGAGCAACATGGAGGACGACGAGGGCGTCCACAGCAGCCAGGAAGCAGGAAGTGACATCAGCGACAGCGCCTCCGAGGGCAGCGACGACTCTGGTCTCCACAGCAACGCCACCAACGGGGGGAAGGCGTCCAACGACCCCGAGACCCCCAGCGAGGAGATCCCCACGCCAACCGAGCTCAAGAGCCTCCGCTGCATCTTCTGTGACCGCACCTTCCTCCTGGAGGCTGAGTACAGACGCCACCTCAACCGCCACCTCGCCAACCTCTACTACACTGACCAgtag